One Panicum virgatum strain AP13 chromosome 3N, P.virgatum_v5, whole genome shotgun sequence DNA segment encodes these proteins:
- the LOC120665431 gene encoding structural maintenance of chromosomes protein 4-like, which yields MVMETSPTQSPARTPGRAARPRLFIKEMVLRNFKSYAGEQRIGPFHKSFSAVVGPNGSGKSNVIDAMLFVFGKRAKQMRLNKVSELIHNSSNHQNLDSAGVSVHFQEIIDLDDGNYRAVDGSDFIITRVAFRDNTSKYYINDRASNFTEVTKLLKGKGVDLDNNRFLILQGEVEQISLMKPKAQGPHDEGFLEYLEDIIGTNQYVEKIEEANKELEVLNEKRTASVQMLKLAEKERDSLESAKNEAEAYMLKELSLLKWREKATKLACDDAESRVAQCQENVADLEKNLAYEREKIQQNSETVKEMESIYNKHVKRQEDLENNMKFCKNQFKEFERKDVKYREDLKHLKQKIKKLEDKVQKDMSKRDESTKEMEESSNLIPQLEGKIPKLQEQLNEEEKLLEQIKESSREETEKLRAELTQVRTELEPWENQIIEHKGRLDVASAEKELMKQKHDGAQAELTDAQNQMESIKEKVKTKDAYIVELQEKIEKHQVEASEARKIEQECQKQEDSLIPMEQAAGQKVAEMKTTRDSEKNQSTALKAILQAKESNEIQGIYGRLGDLGAIDAKYDVAISTAAPAGLNYIVVETINSAQACIELLRRRNRQETVTCLILEKQTHLLHKIKEKVKTPEGVPRLFDLVKVKDEKLKLAFFHVLGNTVVANDIDQASRIAYGAPAEFRRVVTLVGEVFEKSGTMSGGGKKVQRGMMGTAIQESISEDAIKKAENELNNLVDKLNMLREKMSDAKKHYRSMEEAKSRLEMELAKAKKEVESMNAQYIYNEKRLDSLKAASQPKADEVRRMKELDAIISSEQVELNRLTKCSSKLKDQASELQHKIENAGGQVLKDQKTKVANIQSELDKTSSEINRHKVKITSGEKLVKKLAKTIEESKIDTEKLLAEKEKMMSIFKEIEKKAFVVQEEYKKTQEMIDNHKDELDKTKEEYTKLKKALDELRASEVDAEYKLQDTKKLAKEWEMKVKAFRKRLDDIQTNLAKHMDQIQKDAIDPEKLKVTLCDEQLNDTCDMKRAMEMVALLEAQLKDLSPNLDSIAEYRTKARLYSERVDELNATTKERDDLKKLYDGLRKRRLDEFMVGFNIISLKLKEMYQMITLGGDAELELVDSLDPFSEGVVFSVRPPKKSWKNIANLSGGEKTLSSLALVFALHHYKPTPLYVMDEIDAALDFKNVSIVGHYVKDRTKDAQFIIISLRNNMFELADRLVGIYKTDNCTKSITINPGSFAESMEAV from the exons ATGGTCATGGAGACCTCCCCGACGCAGTCGCCGGCGCGGACGCCGGGTAGGGCGGCAAGGCCGCGGCTGTTCATCAAGGAGATGGTCCTCCGCAACTTCAAGTCCTACGCCGGAGAGCAGCGCATCGGCCCTTTCCACAAg AGCTTCTCAGCTGTTGTTGGGCCCAATGGAAGTGGAAAGAGTAATGTCATTGATGCAATGCTCTTTGTGTTTGGGAAGCGTGCAAAGCAG ATGCGCTTAAACAAGGTCTCGGAGCTCATACACAATTCTTCCAATCATCAGAACCTGGATAGTGCTGGTGTTTCTGTCCATTTTCAAGAAATCATTGACCTG GATGATGGAAACTACAGAGCTGTAGATGGTAGCGACTTTATCATCACAAGAGTTGCTTTCCGTGACAACACTTCTAAATACTACATAAATGACCGTGCAAGCAATTTTACTGAAGTTACTAAATTGTTGAAGGGCAAGGGAGTTGACCTTGATAATAACCGCTTCCTCATCCTCCAG GGTGAGGTTGAGCAAATATCCCTAATGAAACCAAAAGCTCAAGGTCCGCATGATGAGGGTTTTCTAGAATATCTTGAAGACATAATAGGGACGAACCAGTACGTTGAGAAAATTGAAGAAGCTAACAAGGA ACTTGAGGTGCTCAATGAAAAACGAACTGCATCAGTGCAGATGCTGAAATTGGCTGAGAAGGAAAGAGACAGTTTAGAG AGTGCAAAAAATGAAGCTGAAGCATACATGCTGAAGGAACTTTCACTTTTGAAATGGCGAGAAAAGGCAACCAAGCTGGCTTGTGATGATGCTGAATCACGTGTTGCTCAGTGTCAAGAGAATGTGGCAGATCTGGAAAAGAATCTTGCCTATGAAAG GGAGAAGATTCAGCAGAATTCTGAGACTGTGAAGGAAATGGAGTCTATTTATAATAAACATGTCAAAAGGCAAGAG GACCTTGAGAATAACATGAAGTTCTGCAAGAATCAGTTTAAAGAGTTTGAGAGGAAAGATGTAAAATACAGGGAAGATTTAAAGCATCTTAAGCAGAAGATCAAGAAGCTGGAGGACAAAGTTCAAAAG GACATGTCAAAACGTGATGAATCGACAAAAGAGATGGAGGAATCATCCAATCTCATTCCGCAGCTGGAGGGAAAGATACCCAAATTGCAGGAGCAACTTAATGAAGAAGAGAAGTTGTTAGAGCAGATAAAAGAATCCTCTCGAG AGGAAACTGAGAAACTCCGTGCTGAACTTACTCAAGTAAGAACTGAACTTGAACCATGGGAAAATCAAATTATTGAGCATAAGGGAAGGTTAGATGTTGCATCTGCTGAGAAAGAGTTGATGAAACAAAAG CATGATGGAGCTCAAGCAGAATTAACTGATGCTCAAAACCAGATGGAAAGTATAAAAGAGAAAGTTAAAACAAAGGATGCATACATCGTGGAGCTTCAAGAGAAAATAGAGAAACACCAAGTTGAAGCATCTGAAGCTCGGAAAATTGAACAG GAATGCCAAAAACAGGAGGATTCACTGATCCCTATGGAACAAGCAGCAGGACAGAAAGTTGCAGAGATGAAAACCACAAGGGATTCTGAGAAGAATCAAAGCACTGCTCTGAAAGCAATTTTGCAAGCCAAGGAATCAAATGAAATACAAGGCATTTATGGCCGGCTAGGTGATCTTGGTGCAATTGATG CGAAATATGATGTGGCCATATCAACAGCAGCTCCAGCTGGGCTTAACTATATTGTTGTCGAAACAATAAATTCGGCCCAAGCTTGTATCGAGTTGCTACGCAGAAGGAACCGCCAGGAAACTGTAACTTGTTTGATCCTG gaaaaacaaacacaccttCTCCATAAAAttaaagagaaagtaaaaacaCCTGAAGGAGTTCCACGCCTCTTTGATCTGGTAAAGGTTAAAGATGAGAAGCTGAAGTTAGCTTTCTTCCATGTCTTGGGGAATACTGTTGTTGCAAACGATATTGATCAG GCTTCACGAATTGCTTATGGTGCACCAGCGGAATTCCGTCGGGTAGTTACCCTGGTTGGTGAAGTTTTTGAGAAGTCTGGTACCATGAGTGGTGGGGGTAAAAAGGTACAACGTGGCATGATGGGAACAGCTATCCAAGAAAGCATTTCGGAAGATGCTATTAAAAAAGCTGAAAATGAACTTAACAACCTAGTTGACAAACTCAACATGTTGCGTGAAAAAATGAGTGATGCCAAAAAACACTATCGGTCCATGGAAGAAGCTAAATCCCGTCTTGAAATGGAACTGGCAAAAGCTAAAAAGGAG GTTGAGAGTATGAATGCACAGTACATTTACAATGAAAAGCGACTAGATTCCCTGAAAGCTGCTTCACAACCCAAAGCTGATGAGGTTCGCAGAATGAAGGAGCTGGATGCCATCATATCAAGTGAGCAAGTTGAACTAAATAGACTCACAAAGTGCTCGAGCAAACTTAAAGATCAG GCTTCAGAACTCCAACATAAAATTGAAAATGCCGGGGGACAGGTGCTGAAGGACCAGAAGACAAAAGTTGCCAACATCCAATCT GAACTTGACAAAACAAGCTCAGAAATCAACCGACACAAAGTTAAAATAACTTCAGGTGAGAAATTGGTGAAAAAGTTAGCCAAGACTATTGAGGAGTCCAAGATAGACACAGAAAAACTTCTTGCTGAAAAGGAGAAGATGATGTCTATTTTCAAAGAAATTGAGAAGAAAGCTTTTGTGGTTCAAGAAGAGTATAAGAAAACACAGGAG atGATAGACAACCATAAGGATGAGCTTGACAAAACTAAGGAAGAATACACCAAACTAAAGAAAGCACTGGATGAACTGAGAGCCTCAGAG GTTGATGCTGAGTACAAATTGCAAGATACAAAAAAACTTGCCAAGGAATGGGAAATGAAGGTGAAAGCATTCAGGAAAAGACTTGATGACATTCAGACAAATCTTGCTAAACACATGGATCA GATCCAAAAGGATGCTATTGATCCTGAGAAACTTAAAGTGACTCTATGTGATGAACAACTCAATGATACATGTGACATGAAAAGGGCAATGGAGATGGTGGCGTTGTTGGAAGCTCAGCTTAAAGACTTGAGCCCAAACCTGGATTCCATAGCAGA GTACCGCACAAAGGCTCGTTTATACAGCGAACGTGTTGATGAGCTAAACGCTACCACTAAGGAACGGGATGATCTTAAAAAGCTGTACGATGGGTTAAGGAAGAGAAG GTTAGATGAGTTCATGGTTGGATTCAACATAATATCTTTGAAACTGAAGGAGATGTACCAG ATgattactcttggaggtgatgCTGAATTGGAACTTGTTGATTCCTTGGACCCATTCTCAGAAGGTGTTGTTTTCAGTGTGAGGCCTCCAAAGAAAAGCTGGAAAAATATTGCCAATCTATCTGGTGGTGAGAAG ACACTTAGTTCGCTGGCCCTGGTGTTTGCCCTTCACCACTATAAACCTACTCCCTTATATGTTATGGATGAGATTGACGCTGCGTTGG ACTTTAAGAATGTATCAATTGTGGGACACTATGTGAAAGATAGGACAAAAGATGCCCAGTTCATCATTATAAG TCTGAGAAACAACATGTTTGAGCTAGCCGACAGGTTGGTTGGTATTTACAAGACAGACAATTGCACCAAGAGTATAACAATCAACCCTGGGAGCTTTGCCGAGAGCATGGAGGCAGTGTAG